In Archocentrus centrarchus isolate MPI-CPG fArcCen1 chromosome 24, fArcCen1, whole genome shotgun sequence, one DNA window encodes the following:
- the tmem214 gene encoding transmembrane protein 214 produces the protein MASNNGSVGKWEVVKKGKKNSSNSGGGKTAGDKKAGSGGRKALGESNLPSRPPVKMSETLYDNLEKMGKKQNKEQVPPAAQPQNKKPSSSKPSKKSHSNNTVSPVTHKTLEEAFKELDVADLKQQLANSQTLFPENPSVWIKDLAGYLNHHLTAPDTEPTLSSYAYDYPYCLTGKELRGVIKGLITRCSNVLPDFFNHCVSTMLRELDRQSGDPLHGYRVCIQAVLQDKPKIATQNLPEYLELLRSVQNRPVKCLTIMWALGQAGFYDLSQGLRVWLGIMLPVLGVKSLSSYAIAYLERLLLLHSNLTKGFGIMGPKEFFPLLDFAFMPKNALSSSLQEQLRRLYPRLKVLAFGAKPENTLHTYLPSFLSRATPHCPNDMKRELLSSMTECLCVDVQSLGVWRQLYTKHLPQSSLLLNHLLKSWNILPPKLRKNLEETIQSFRVTNEEMRDTIESYELQECNSLCQNLQVKMRGHGFPWSKLLLVLFVFVAGFIAHDIRSHGSISDSTTARYLRSSGITAVSQQAWSKITVYSKQGFSWLETNTPYYYSECVRVLGPLMEQGSEKANAAAVFISENTTRFIVWVKETTPLVIEWVNTNTPESVFQVLAYLKELLIFLHQNYVLPALVYISDLLQRAWTNLEDSCNGEVSVSCLQGHALSFTNSTWQLLQHTTSAIKTWAQDLLTRAG, from the exons CGCCTGTGAAGATGTCGGAGACTCTGTATGACAATTTGGAGAAGATGGGAAAGAAACAGAACAAGGAGCAGGTTCCTCCAGCAGCTCAGCCTCAAAACAAGAAGCCCTCATCGAGTAAACCATCCAAGAAGTCACACTCGAACAATACAGTCTCACCCGTGACTCACAAAACCCTCGAGGAAGCCTTCAAAGAG CTGGATGTTGCAGATCTGAAGCAGCAGTTGGCCAACAGTCAGACCCTGTTCCCAGAGAACCCTTCGGTTTGGATCAAAGACCTGGCGGGATACCTCAACCACCATTTGACTGCCCCGGACACAGAGCCCACGCTCAGCAGCTACGCTTATG ATTACCCATACTGCCTTACAGGAAAAGAGCTGAGGGGTGTGATCAAAGGCCTCATCACACGTTGCAGCAACGTTCTGCCAGATTTCTTCAACCACTGTGTTTCCACTATGCTCAGGGAGTTGGACAGACAGTCAG GAGACCCTTTACATGGCTACAGAGTTTGTATTCAGGCAGTTCTACAGGACAAACCCAAAATAGCCACCCAAAACCTGCcagag TATTTGGAATTGTTGCGGTCGGTTCAGAATCGTCCAGTGAAGTGTTTGACCATCATGTGGGCTCTGGGCCAAGCTGGATTTTATGACCTCAGCCAGGGTCTAAGAG TATGGCTGGGCATCATGCTCCCTGTGCTGGGAGTGAAGTCTTTGTCCTCGTATGCCATCGCCTATCTGGAGAGACTTCTCTT ACTTCATTCAAACCTGACAAAGGGATTTGGTATCATGGGTCCTAAAGAGTTCTTTCCTCTGCTCGATTTCGCCTTCATGCCAAAGAACGCCCTGTCATCAAG TCTGCAGGAGCAGCTGAGGCGTTTGTATCCTCGACTGAAGGTCCTCGCATTTGGAGCCAAGCCCGAGAACACGTTGCACACATACCTGCCGTCATTCCTGTCCAGAGCCACACCGCACTGTCCCAATGACATGAAGAGAGAG ctgctcagcagtatgactgagtgtctgtgtgtggatgtACAGAGTTTAGGAGTGTGGAGGCAGCTCTACACCAAACACCTCCCCCAGTCCAG CTTGCTTTTGAACCACTTATTGAAGTCCTGGAATATCCTCCCACCAAAG ctgAGGAAGAACCTCGAGGAAACCATCCAGTCTTTCAGAGTGACCAATGAAGAAATGAGAGACACCATTGAATCTTATGAACTTCAGGAGTGCAATAGTCTGTGCCAG AATCTGCAGGTAAAGATGCGTGGTCACGGGTTCCCCTGGTCCAAGTTGCTCCTGGTTCTGTTTGTGTTCGTTGCCGGCTTCATTGCCCACGACATCAGATCTCATGGCTCCATCTCAG ATTCCACCACAGCCAGGTACCTGCGCTCCTCAGGGATCACAGCTGTATCTCAGCAGGCCTGGAGCAAAATAACCGTCTACTCGAAGCAGGGCTTCAG CTGGTTGGAAACAAACACTCCGTATTATTACTCTGAGTGTGTGCGGGTTTTGGGTCCACTAATGGAACAAGGTTCGGAAAAAGCAAACGCAGCAGCCGTCTTCATCTCTGAAAACACCACACGGTTTATCGTCTGGGTTAAAGAAACCACACCGCTTGTCATAGAATGG GTGAACACCAACACTCCTGAGAGTGTGTTCCAGGTGTTGGCATATTTGAAGGagctcctcatcttcctccatcaAAACTATGTCCTGCCAGCACTGGTGTACATATCTGACCTGCTACAGAGGGCATGGACAAACCTAGAGGACTCGTGCAA CGGGGAGGTGTCTGTATCATGTCTGCAGGGCCACGCTTTGTCCTTCACCAACTCGACATGGCAGCTGCTCCAACACACGACCTCGGCCATCAAGACGTGGGCCCAGGATTTGCTGACTCGAGCAGGATAA